CGTCGCGACGTCCACGGTGGCCTCGAGCGTCTTCGAAAGTCCCTGGCGCAGCATGCGTTCGTCTTCGTCTGGCACTGCCAGTGGCGCTCCTGGGCTGGCGGCCGCGACCCTGGTGCCTTCACCGCGGTGCGACGGCAGTCCCAGCACGCTCTCGGCGATGGTGTTGCGCTGAATCTCGGCCGTGCCCGCGCCGATCGTGGTCGCGCGGCTCATCAGGTAACCGAACGTCCACCGCCCGCCGTCGACCGCACCGGGCGCCCGGCTGCCCAGCGCGGCAGACGGTCCGACCGCTCGTAGCGCCAACGCGTGCAGGTGTTGCTCGAACTCGGATTTCACCAGCCGGTTGACCGACGCCACTCCACCGGGATCCTCCCCCCGCAGCACAGCGGCCAACGCCCGCGCGCTGTTCGCCGCGATGGTCTGCACACCGGACTCGAGGCGGGCCACGTCCTGGCGCACGTGGGGATCACCCGCCAACCCCTGCGACAGCACCAACTCGACCACCCGGTCGGCCGTCTTCCGGTACTTGAATTCGTCCGCCAGAAAGGCGGTCGCCCGTTCGTGACCTAATGAGGTCCGCATGATCGACCAGCCCGCGCCTTCGTCGCCGACCACGTTCTCGACCGGAACCTCGACGTCGTCGAGAAAGACCTCCGCGAAGTGCGCCGCGCCGCTGATGTCGCGTAGCGGCCGCACCGTGATGCCTGGGCTGTTCATCGGAATCAGCAGATACGTGATGCCGTCGCTTGGCTTTCCGCCAGAGCCGGTGCGCACCAGGGCGAACATCCAGTCCGCCCGATCGGCCATCGTGGTCCAGACCTTTTGACCCGTAACCCGATACACGTCACCGTGGCGAACCGCTCGGGTGGACAACGATGACAGATCACTGCCCGCGCCCGGCTCGGAGAATCCTTGGCACCAGAACTCGTCGGCGCGCAACAGCGGCGTGAGAAAGCGGTCCTTCTGCTCTTGAGTCCCGTGCGCGATCAGGGTGGGAGCCAGGATGAACGACAGCGGGCAGGGGTGCGGAGGCGCGCCGGCCTCGGTGGTCATCCGGTAGTAGTCCAGTTGATCCTCGAGCGACAGGTCGAGGCCGCCGACGACGCGGGGCCAGCCGGGAGCCGCCAGCTGGTGGTCGACGAGTTCGGCATGCCATGCCCGCGCGGCCTCGATGCGGTCGGGTTTGGCGCCGGATGCGGCGGCTTCGCCCTCACGCCGGCGGAAATCGCCGAGCAGCGACTCAAGCCGTGAACGCCAGTCCTGGGTCTCCATCACGCCCTCACACAGTGAACTTGGTTAACTATGTTCAGAGTGTGCCGGTTGCGACGGCCGATTGGCAAGGGCGGTCAACCGTCCTCGAGGATCAGGGCAAGCTCGGGACACGCGGCAACTCCGTCACGGGTGGCCTGTTCATCCTCGGGGCGCACGTCGTGCGCCTCGAGGATCGAGTAGCCCGAGTCATCGATGGGAAACAGCTCCGGATCAACGGCGTAGCACTGCGCATGGCCAACGCATTTCGACTGTTCGAGACGAATCTTCACTGGACCTCCTCTGCGTGGCCGCGGGGGCGCGGCGGGATTCACCGAGCAGTATAGGGCTAAATGATTAACTGTTTCCAAGGATCGGGCCGCGCCGGGAAAGCCCCGAGCAAGCAAGAAGGACACCCCGAGGGGTGCCCTTCTTGCCATTGCCTCGAAAGCCGCCGCGCTTTCGCTAGACCGACGCCAGCACCGGATTGTCGGCGGACACCCGCGGGAAGTTGAGCATCCGGCGGGCGTTCTCCTCGACGATCAGCTTGCACTCTTCGTCGGGTATGTCGGCGAGTACCTCGGCGGCCCGCTTGCGCGAGTTGGGCCAATTCGAATCGCTGTGCGGGAAGTCGATCTCGAGCATGATCCGGTCGATCCCGATCGCGTGGCGATTCGTCAGACCGTGCTCGTCGTCGATGAAGCACCCCAGAAATGCTTCTTGAACAAGTCCGACGGCCGGGTGTCGAAGTCGATCTTCTGGTAGTAGCGATGCCGCTCCCACACGTAGTCGGTGCGTTCCAGGATGTACGGCACCCAGCCGATGCCGCCCTCGGCAAGTGAGATCTGGAGATCCGGGAACTGCTGCAACTTGCCGGAGAACAGCAGGTCAACCGTGGACCACATCAGGTTCGTGGAGAACAGCGCGGTCGCGACCGCGAACGGTGCGTCCATCAC
This is a stretch of genomic DNA from Mycobacterium sp. ELW1. It encodes these proteins:
- a CDS encoding ferredoxin, which codes for MKIRLEQSKCVGHAQCYAVDPELFPIDDSGYSILEAHDVRPEDEQATRDGVAACPELALILEDG